A genomic window from Sebastes fasciatus isolate fSebFas1 chromosome 7, fSebFas1.pri, whole genome shotgun sequence includes:
- the LOC141770830 gene encoding olfactory receptor 1M1-like: MYTNASSQELLTLVSLDLTVTQIYPAFVFGTLTYLIIMFCNLLVLTTIAVSKKLHKPMFILLFNLPISDMVGATAFFPQLLFSIVTQNRLISHPSCITQAFLVHFYGTGNLCILSAMAYDRYIAICCPLRYNAIMSPHNLIRIIILTWFISFSMMFTLFMLLARFKLCRRNIVDLFCNNPSLLKLVCENTRVNNYYGMICIILLQGGPLAIIIYTYAQILRTCVMTNNTDARRKAIQTCGTHLVVFLIYQINVCFTVIAHRIENSSTYLRRALGVSILIFPPFLDPIIYGLKTTELKQSMITFLKRKVGSTKL; this comes from the coding sequence ACTGGTATCATTGGACTTAACTGTTACTCAAATTTATCCAGCGTTTGTATTTGGCACACTCACCTATCTAATCATTATGTTTTGCAACTTGTTGGTATTAACAACTATTGCTGTGAGTAAAAAGCTACACAAGCCCATGTTTATCCTGCTGTTCAACTTGCCcattagtgacatggtgggtGCTACAGCTTTTTTTCCTCAGCTTCTTTTCAGCATTGTGACACAGAACAGACTGATTTCCCATCCTTCATGTATTACTCAGGCTTTTCTGGTTCATTTTTATGGTACAGGAAACTTGTGTATCTTGAGTGCCATGGCATATGACAGATATATTGCTATATGTTGTCCTTTGAGGTATAATGCTATCATGAGTCCACATAATTTAATcagaattattattttaacatggTTTATAAGTTTCTCAATGATGTTTACGTTGTTTATGCTGCTTGCACGGTTTAAACTTTGCAGGAGGAATATAGTGGATTTGTTCTGTAACAATCCGTCATTATTGAAACTGGTCTGTGAGAACACCAGAGTCAACAACTACTATGGGATGATTTGTATAATCTTACTCCAAGGGGGACCACTGGCAATAATAATATACACATATGCACAGATTTTGCGCACATGTGTCATGACTAATAATACAGATGCCCGGAGAAAAGCTATTCAGACATGTGGTACACATTTAGTTGTTTTCTTAATCTATCAAATTAATGTCTGCTTTACGGTCATTGCTCATCGCATTGAGAATTCATCCACGTACTTAAGAAGGGCTCTCGGTGTGTCAATTTTAATATTTCCCCCTTTTCTGGACCCGATTATATATGGACTGAAAACTACAGAACTCAAGCAGAGCATGATAACGTTCCTAAAAAGAAAAGTAGGTTCAACAAAGCTGTAA
- the LOC141770984 gene encoding olfactory receptor 52B2-like, protein MYTNASYRELLTLVPLDLTATQMYPAFVFGTLTYLIIMFCNLLVLTTIAVSKKLHKPMFILLFNLPISDMVGATAFFPQLLYSIVTQNRLISHPACFTQAFLIHFYGTGNLLILSAMAYDRYIAICCPLRYNAIMSPHNLIRIIILIWFISFSMMFTLFMLLARFKICRRNIVDLYCNNPSLLKLVCEDTRVNNYYGMIGIILLQGGPLSIIIYTYAQILRTCVMTNNTDARRKAIQTCGTHLVVFLIFQINTTFTFIAHRVKSSSPYLRRALGVSILIFPPFLDPIIYGLKTTELKQSMITFLKRNVGSTKL, encoded by the coding sequence ATGTATACAAATGCATCTTATAGGGAATTACTAACACTGGTACCATTGGACTTAACTGCTACTCAAATGTATCCAGCGTTTGTATTTGGCACACTCACCTATCTAATCATTATGTTTTGCAACTTGTTGGTATTAACAACTATTGCTGTGAGTAAAAAGCTACACAAGCCCATGTTTATCCTGCTGTTCAACTTGCCcattagtgacatggtgggtGCTACAGCTTTTTTTCCTCAGCTTCTTTACAGCATTGTGACACAGAACAGACTGATTTCCCATCCTGCATGTTTTACTCAGGCTTTTCTGATTCATTTTTATGGTACAGGAAACTTGCTGATCTTGAGTGCCATGGCATATGACAGATATATTGCTATATGTTGTCCTTTGAGGTATAATGCTATCATGAGTCCACATAATTTAATcagaattattattttaatatggtTTATAAGTTTCTCAATGATGTTTACATTGTTTATGTTGCTTGCACGGTTTAAAATTTGCAGGAGGAATATAGTGGATTTGTACTGTAACAATCCGTCGTTATTGAAACTGGTCTGTGAGGACACCAGAGTCAACAACTACTATGGGATGATTGGTATAATCTTACTCCAAGGGGGACCACTGTCAATAATAATATACACATATGCACAGATTTTGCGCACATGTGTCATGACTAATAATACAGATGCCCGGAGAAAAGCCATTCAGACATGTGGTACACATTTAGTTGTTTTCTTAATCTTTCAAATTAATACCACCTTTACATTCATTGCTCATCGCGTTAAGAGTTCATCCCCATACTTAAGAAGGGCTCTGGGTGTGTCAATTTTAATATTTCCCCCTTTCTTGGACCCGATTATATATGGACTGAAAACAACAGAACTCAAGCAGAGCATGATAACGTTCCTAAAAAGAAATGTAGGTTCAACAAAGCTGTAA
- the LOC141770985 gene encoding olfactory receptor 1-like, which produces MYTNASYRELLTLVSLDLTATQMYPAFVFGTLTYVIIMFCNLLVLTTIAVSKKLHKPMFILLFNLPISDMVGATAFFPQLLYSIVTQNRVISHPACFTQAFLIHFYATGNLFILSAMAYDRYIAICCPLRYNAIMSPHNLIRIIILIWFLNFSLMFTLFMLTARFKLCRTNIVDLFCNNPSLLKLVCEDTRVNNYYGMICIVLINGGPMAIIIYTYAQILRTCVMTNNTDARRKAIQTCGTHLVVFLIYQINVIFTLIAHRIESSSTYLRRALGVSILIFPPFLDPIIYGLKTTELKQSMIIFLKRKVGSTKL; this is translated from the coding sequence ATGTATACAAATGCATCTTATAGGGAATTACTAACACTGGTATCATTGGACTTAACTGCTACTCAAATGTATCCAGCGTTTGTATTTGGCACACTCACCTATGTAATTATTATGTTTTGCAACTTGTTGGTATTAACAACTATTGCTGTGAGTAAAAAGCTACACAAGCCCATGTTTATCCTGCTGTTCAACTTGCCcattagtgacatggtgggtGCTACAGCTTTTTTTCCTCAGCTTCTTTACAGCATTGTGACACAGAACAGAGTGATTTCCCATCCTGCATGTTTTACTCAGGCTTTTCTAATTCATTTTTATGCTACAGGAAACTTGTTTATCTTGAGTGCCATGGCATATGACAGATATATTGCTATATGTTGTCCTTTGAGGTATAATGCTATCATGAGTCCACATAATTTAATCagaattatcattttaatatggtTTCTAAATTTCTCATTGATGTTTACGTTGTTTATGCTGACTGCACGGTTTAAACTTTGCAGGACGAATATAGTGGATTTGTTCTGTAACAATCCGTCGTTATTGAAACTGGTCTGTGAGGACACCAGAGTCAACAACTACTATGGGATGATTTGTATAGTCTTAATCAATGGGGGACCAATGGCAATAATAATATACACATATGCACAGATTTTGCGCACATGTGTCATGACTAATAATACAGATGCCCGGAGGAAAGCTATTCAGACATGTGGTACACATTTAGTTGTTTTCTTAATCTATCAAATTAATGTCATCTTTACACTCATTGCTCATCGCATTGAGAGTTCATCCACGTACTTAAGAAGGGCTCTCGGTGTGTCAATTTTAATATTTCCCCCTTTTCTGGACCCAATTATATATGGACTGAAAACAACAGAACTCAAGCAGAGCATGATAATATTCCTAAAAAGAAAAGTAGGTTCAACAAAGCTGTAA
- the LOC141770831 gene encoding olfactory receptor 1-like, with the protein MYTNASSQELLTLVPLDLTATQIYPAFVFGTLTYLIIMFCNLLVLTTIAVSKKLHKPMFILLFNLPISDMVGATAFFPQLLFSIVTQNRLISHPSCITQAFLVHFYGIGNFLILSAMAYDRYIAICCPLRYNAIMSPHNLIRIIILIWFLTFSLMFTLFMLTARFKLCRTNIVDLFCNNPSLLKLVCEDTRVNNYYGMICIILLQGGPLAIIIYTYAQILRTCVMTNNTDARRKAIQTCGTHLVVFLIYQINVCFTVIVHRIENSSTYLRRALGVSILIFPPFLDPIIYGLKTTELKQSMITFLKRKVGSTKL; encoded by the coding sequence ATGTATACAAATGCCTCTTCTCAGGAATTACTAACACTGGTACCATTGGACTTAACTGCTACTCAAATTTATCCAGCGTTTGTATTTGGCACACTCACCTATCTAATCATTATGTTTTGCAACTTGTTGGTATTAACAACTATTGCTGTGAGTAAAAAGCTACACAAGCCCATGTTTATCCTGCTGTTCAACTTGCCcattagtgacatggtgggtGCTACAGCTTTTTTTCCTCAGCTTCTTTTCAGCATTGTGACACAGAACAGACTGATTTCCCACCCTTCATGTATTACTCAGGCTTTTCTGGTTCATTTTTATGGTATAGGAAACTTTCTGATCTTGAGTGCCATGGCATATGACAGATATATTGCTATATGTTGTCCTTTGAGGTATAATGCTATCATGAGTCCACATAATTTAATCagaattatcattttaatatggtTTCTAACTTTCTCATTGATGTTTACGTTGTTTATGCTGACTGCACGGTTTAAACTTTGCAGGACGAATATAGTGGATTTGTTCTGTAACAATCCGTCATTATTGAAACTGGTCTGTGAGGACACCAGAGTCAACAACTACTATGGGATGATTTGTATAATCTTACTCCAAGGGGGACCACTGGCAATAATAATATACACATATGCACAGATTTTGCGCACATGTGTCATGACTAATAATACAGATGCCCGGAGGAAAGCTATTCAGACATGTGGTACACATTTAGTTGTTTTCTTAATCTATCAAATTAATGTCTGCTTTACGGTCATTGTTCATCGCATTGAGAATTCATCCACGTACTTAAGAAGGGCTCTCGGTGTGTCAATTTTAATATTTCCCCCTTTTCTGGACCCGATTATATATGGACTGAAAACTACAGAACTCAAGCAGAGCATGATAACGTTCCTAAAAAGAAAAGTAGGTTCAACAAAGCTGTAA
- the LOC141770986 gene encoding olfactory receptor 52H1-like, giving the protein MYTNASYRELLTLVSLDLTATQMYPAFVFGTLTYVIIMFCNLLVLTTIAVSKKLHKPMFILLFNLPISDMVGATAFFPQLLYSIVTQNRVISHPACFTQAFLIHFYATGNLFILSAMAYDRYIAICCPLRYNAIMSPHNLIRIIILIWFLNFSLMFTLFMLTARFKLCRTNIVDLFCNNPSLLKLVCEDTRVNNYYGMICIVLINGGPMAIIIYTYAQILRTCVMTNNTDARRKAIQTCGTHLVVFLIYQINVIFTLIAHRIESSSTYLRRALGVSILIFPPFLDPIIYGLKTTELKQSMIIFLKRNVGSTKL; this is encoded by the coding sequence ATGTATACAAATGCATCTTATAGGGAATTACTAACACTGGTATCATTGGACTTAACTGCTACTCAAATGTATCCAGCGTTTGTATTTGGCACACTCACCTATGTAATTATTATGTTTTGCAACTTGTTGGTATTAACAACTATTGCTGTGAGTAAAAAGCTACACAAGCCCATGTTTATCCTGCTGTTCAACTTGCCcattagtgacatggtgggtGCTACAGCTTTTTTTCCTCAGCTTCTTTACAGCATTGTGACACAGAACAGAGTGATTTCCCATCCTGCATGTTTTACTCAGGCTTTTCTAATTCATTTTTATGCTACAGGAAACTTGTTTATCTTGAGTGCCATGGCATATGACAGATATATTGCTATATGTTGTCCTTTGAGGTATAATGCTATCATGAGTCCACATAATTTAATCagaattatcattttaatatggtTTCTAAATTTCTCATTGATGTTTACGTTGTTTATGCTGACTGCACGGTTTAAACTTTGCAGGACGAATATAGTGGATTTGTTCTGTAACAATCCGTCGTTATTGAAACTGGTCTGTGAGGACACCAGAGTCAACAACTACTATGGGATGATTTGTATAGTCTTAATCAATGGGGGACCAATGGCAATAATAATATACACATATGCACAGATTTTGCGCACATGTGTCATGACTAATAATACAGATGCCCGGAGGAAAGCTATTCAGACATGTGGTACACATTTAGTTGTTTTCTTAATCTATCAAATTAATGTCATCTTTACACTCATTGCTCATCGCATTGAGAGTTCATCCACGTACTTAAGAAGGGCTCTCGGTGTGTCAATTTTAATATTTCCCCCTTTTCTGGACCCAATTATATATGGACTGAAAACAACAGAACTCAAGCAGAGCATGATAATATTCCTAAAAAGAAATGTAGGTTCAACAAAGCTGTAA
- the LOC141770832 gene encoding olfactory receptor 1-like codes for MYTNASSQELLTLVPLDLTATQMYPAFVFGTLTYVIIMFCNLLVLTTIAVSKKLHKPMFILLFNLPISDMVGATAFFPQLLYSIVTQNRLISHPACFTQAFLVHFSGTGNLFILSAMAYDRYIAICCPLRYNAIMSPHNLIRIIILIWFLNFSLMSTLFMLAARFKLCRTNIVDLFCNNPSLLKLVCEDTRVNNYYGMICIVLFHGGPLSIIIYTYAQILRTCVMTNNTDARRKAIQTCGTHLVVFLILQINTTFALIAHRIESSSTYLRRALGVSILIFPPFLDPIIYGLKTTELKQSMITFLKRNVGSTKL; via the coding sequence ATGTATACAAATGCATCTTCTCAGGAATTACTAACACTGGTACCATTGGACTTAACTGCTACTCAAATGTATCCAGCGTTTGTATTTGGCACACTCACCTATGTAATCATTATGTTTTGCAACTTGTTGGTATTAACAACTATTGCTGTGAGTAAAAAGCTACACAAGCCCATGTTTATCCTGCTGTTCAACTTGCCcattagtgacatggtgggtGCTACAGCTTTTTTTCCTCAGCTTCTTTACAGCATTGTGACACAGAACAGACTGATTTCCCATCCTGCATGTTTTACTCAGGCTTTTCTGGTTCATTTTTCTGGTACAGGAAACTTGTTTATCTTGAGTGCCATGGCATATGACAGATATATTGCTATATGTTGTCCTTTAAGGTATAATGCTATCATGAGTCCACATAATTTAATCagaattatcattttaatatggtTTCTAAATTTCTCATTGATGTCTACGTTGTTTATGCTGGCTGCACGGTTTAAACTTTGCAGGACGAATATAGTGGATTTGTTCTGTAACAATCCGTCATTATTGAAACTGGTCTGTGAGGACACCAGAGTCAACAACTACTATGGGATGATTTGTATAGTCTTATTCCATGGGGGACCACTGTCAATAATAATATACACATATGCACAGATTTTGCGCACATGTGTCATGACTAATAATACAGATGCCCGGAGGAAAGCTATTCAGACATGTGGTACACATTTAGTTGTTTTCTTAATCTTACAAATTAATACCACCTTTGCACTCATTGCTCATCGCATTGAGAGTTCATCCACGTACTTAAGAAGGGCTCTCGGTGTGTCAATTTTAATATTTCCCCCTTTTCTGGACCCGATTATATATGGACTGAAAACAACAGAACTCAAGCAGAGCATGATAACATTCCTAAAAAGAAATGTAGGTTCAACAAAGTTGTAA